The following are from one region of the Nitrospirota bacterium genome:
- a CDS encoding radical SAM protein produces the protein MKKTYEIRIALALPLSSEPKAEDIIKIYDLYAAMSHFFSYECRCFWYYDSDPLRCRQEVMKAALIEDFNYWVDYLFWVPDLKSISIPLMWEMIKRCEDDCAKGLYLLSKDKGQLSILSVCMELIVRYHCRYGLNDWFRSENGNDGNNKNPDTAFLENLTAIGDPILQHEKKTMVNVHVPELRMPAVISSLPEFNPRAHPLYKRHNMTTFILSILELATASKNKKNIALYGAGTISNALAPLLGESVKLVVDANKELCGKPFHNHTIRYTECLKDSINEYDTIVITPIGREIEVRKYLKEMLSVHYDTITVIGFDGLVTHNSNVKSNDSTLISKDVHYETGDLQIKPSDKLTTTTDRKLTKRAVLYVGYLCNIKCIFCYYAHTPAKNWHTLEECKEDAYLYRNEYKNDCVDITGGEPTIYPHIIELVKYCNEIGLKPTLISNMRALANVETLLKLKEAGVYDFLCSVHAIGQTYDFLTKSKDGWKHVVSAVENFQKHVIKWRVNCTMTAVNKTQLTDIARFSYQHGARAINFISYNPFEGWTLKMDIDFQAHHSDISPYLREALDYCDHVGLEANVRYFPFCMMKGHENKCYNYSQLSYDPHEWDFCSWFSEKTRNPSPKTPRVIRNLVDTEEEMHLLEAHKFKNTAFEQGDKCRFCALGFICDGFASQYAGRFGTDEMTPYEGDFVKDPILFIRTQKKIVDE, from the coding sequence ATGAAAAAAACCTATGAAATAAGGATAGCTTTGGCGCTGCCCCTAAGTAGTGAGCCCAAAGCAGAGGATATTATTAAAATATATGACCTCTATGCCGCAATGTCACATTTTTTTAGCTATGAGTGCCGGTGTTTTTGGTATTACGACAGTGACCCTCTCAGGTGCCGGCAGGAGGTTATGAAAGCGGCGCTGATTGAGGATTTCAATTACTGGGTGGATTATTTATTTTGGGTGCCTGACCTGAAATCAATTAGCATTCCTCTAATGTGGGAAATGATTAAGCGTTGTGAGGATGACTGTGCAAAAGGACTGTATTTACTTTCTAAAGACAAAGGACAGTTGTCAATTTTATCTGTGTGTATGGAACTTATCGTACGATATCATTGTAGGTATGGCCTGAATGATTGGTTTAGAAGTGAAAACGGCAATGATGGCAACAACAAAAATCCTGATACCGCTTTTTTGGAAAATCTGACAGCTATTGGCGACCCGATACTGCAACATGAGAAAAAAACCATGGTAAACGTACACGTACCGGAATTAAGAATGCCGGCTGTCATCAGCTCCCTCCCTGAATTTAACCCCAGAGCTCATCCCTTGTACAAGCGGCACAATATGACCACTTTTATTTTAAGCATCCTTGAGCTGGCTACGGCATCAAAAAATAAAAAAAATATAGCTCTCTACGGTGCCGGAACAATATCAAATGCACTTGCCCCACTGCTTGGTGAAAGTGTTAAGCTTGTAGTTGACGCAAATAAGGAGCTCTGTGGAAAACCTTTTCATAACCATACCATACGTTACACGGAGTGTTTGAAAGATTCAATAAATGAATATGATACTATTGTAATAACTCCGATAGGCCGTGAAATTGAGGTCAGAAAATACCTTAAAGAGATGCTTAGTGTCCATTATGATACAATAACGGTTATCGGTTTCGATGGTCTGGTAACGCATAATTCTAATGTAAAATCAAATGATTCAACGTTAATATCTAAAGATGTCCATTATGAAACAGGAGATCTTCAGATAAAGCCCTCTGATAAATTAACGACGACAACCGACCGGAAACTTACCAAACGGGCAGTGCTCTACGTGGGTTACCTTTGTAATATTAAGTGTATATTTTGCTACTACGCCCACACCCCAGCTAAGAACTGGCACACACTTGAGGAATGTAAAGAGGATGCCTACTTATACCGTAATGAGTACAAAAACGATTGTGTTGACATCACAGGGGGTGAGCCAACGATTTATCCCCATATCATTGAGTTAGTTAAGTATTGTAATGAGATAGGCCTTAAACCCACGCTTATAAGTAATATGAGAGCTTTAGCAAATGTTGAGACTTTGCTCAAATTAAAAGAAGCCGGAGTTTATGATTTTCTCTGTTCGGTACATGCTATAGGGCAGACTTACGACTTTCTTACAAAATCAAAAGACGGCTGGAAACATGTGGTTTCGGCAGTAGAAAATTTCCAGAAGCACGTTATTAAGTGGCGGGTCAATTGCACAATGACTGCCGTTAATAAGACACAGTTAACAGATATTGCCAGATTTAGTTATCAGCACGGAGCGCGCGCTATTAATTTCATAAGCTATAATCCATTTGAGGGCTGGACTCTTAAAATGGACATAGATTTTCAGGCGCACCACAGTGATATAAGCCCGTACTTACGTGAGGCGTTAGACTACTGCGATCATGTGGGGCTTGAGGCTAATGTCAGGTATTTCCCGTTTTGCATGATGAAAGGTCACGAAAATAAATGCTACAATTACTCACAACTTAGCTACGACCCACACGAATGGGATTTCTGCAGCTGGTTTTCTGAAAAAACCAGAAACCCCTCTCCAAAGACTCCTCGTGTCATAAGAAACCTTGTTGATACAGAGGAGGAGATGCACCTCTTAGAGGCGCATAAGTTTAAAAACACTGCTTTTGAGCAAGGTGATAAGTGCCGTTTCTGCGCCCTTGGGTTTATATGTGACGGCTTTGCCAGTCAGTACGCCGGTCGTTTTGGTACCGATGAGATGACTCCTTATGAAGGGGATTTTGTTAAAGACCCGATACTGTTTATCAGAACACAGAAAAAAATCGTAGATGAATAA